From Ochotona princeps isolate mOchPri1 chromosome X, mOchPri1.hap1, whole genome shotgun sequence, one genomic window encodes:
- the HNRNPH2 gene encoding heterogeneous nuclear ribonucleoprotein H2, giving the protein MMLSTEGREGFVVKVRGLPWSCSADEVMRFFSDCKIQNGTSGIRFIYTREGRPSGEAFVELESEDEVKLALKKDRETMGHRYVEVFKSNSVEMDWVLKHTGPNSPDTANDGFVRLRGLPFGCSKEEIVQFFSGLEIVPNGMTLPVDFQGRSTGEAFVQFASQEIAEKALKKHKERIGHRYIEIFKSSRAEVRTHYDPPRKLMAMQRPGPYDRPGAGRGYNSLGRGAGFERMRRGAYGGGYGGYDDYGGYNDGYGFGSDRFGRDLNYCFSGMSDHRYGDGGSSFQSTTGHCVHMRGLPYRATENDIYNFFSPLNPMRVHIEIGPDGRVTGEADVEFATHEDAVAAMAKDKANMQHRYVELFLNSTAGTSGGAYDHSYVELFLNSTAGASGGAYGSQMMGGMGLSNQSSYGGPASQQLSGGYGGGYGGQSSMSGYDQVLQENSSDYQSNLA; this is encoded by the coding sequence ATGATGCTGAGCAcggaaggcagggaggggttcGTGGTGAAGGTCAGGGGCCTACCCTGGTCCTGCTCAGCTGATGAAGTTATGCGCTTCTTCTCTGATTGCAAAATCCAGAACGGCACATCAGGTATTCGTTTCATCTACACCAGAGAAGGCAGACCAAGTGGAGAAGCATTTGTTGAACTCGAATCCGAAGACGAAGTGAAACTGGCTTTGAAGAAGGACAGAGAAACCATGGGACACAGATATGTTGAAGTGTTCAAGTCCAACAGTGTTGAAATGGATTGGGTGTTGAAGCATACAGGTCCGAATAGTCCTGATACTGCCAACGATGGCTTCGTCCGGCTTAGAGGACTCCCATTTGGCTGTAGCAAGGAAGAGATTGTTCAGTTcttttcagggttggaaattgtGCCAAATGGGATGACACTGCCGGTGGACTTTCAGGGGCGGAGCACAGGGGAGGCATTTGTGCAGTTTGCCTCACAGGAGATAGCTGAAAAAGCCTTAAAGAAACACAAGGAAAGAATAGGACACAGGTACATTGAAATCTTCAAGAGTAGCCGAGCTGAAGTCCGAACCCATTATGATCCCCCTCGGAAGCTCATGGCCATGCAGCGGCCAGGTCCCTATGAcaggccaggggcaggcaggggatATAATAGCCTTGGCAGAGGAGCTGGGTTTGAAAGAATGAGGCGGGGTGCCTATGGTGGAGGCTATGGAGGTTATGATGACTATGGTGGTTATAATGATGGGTATGGTTTTGGGTCTGATAGATTTGGGAGAGACCTCAATTACTGTTTCTCAGGAATGTCTGATCATAGATATGGAGATGGTGGGTCCAGTTTCCAGAGCACCACAGGGCACTGTGTGCACATGAGGGGGTTGCCTTACAGAGCCACTGAGAatgatatttataattttttctcaCCTCTTAATCCCATGAGAGTCCATATTGAAATTGGACCGGATGGCAGGGTTACTGGTGAGGCGGATGTTGAATTTGCTACTCATGAAGATGCAGTGGCAGCCATGGCAAAAGATAAAGCTAATATGCAACACAGATATGTGGAGCTCTTCTTGAATTCTACTGCAGGAACAAGTGGGGGAGCCTATGATCATAGCTATGTAGAACTCTTCCTGAATTCTACAGCGGGGGCAAGTGGTGGTGCTTATGGTAGCCAAATGATGGGAGGAATGGGCTTATCCAACCAGTCCAGTTACGGGGGTCCCGCTAGCCAGCAGCTGAGTGGCGGTTATGGAGGCGGTTATGGCGGTCAGAGCAGCATGAGTGGATATGATCAAGTTCTGCAGGAAAACTCCAGTGACTATCAGTCAAACCTTGCTTAG